In one Deinococcus psychrotolerans genomic region, the following are encoded:
- a CDS encoding EAL domain-containing protein codes for MTNLPVQVVKIDRSFTAPIGEDTPAGKRALKGVRGIVPLVSALGLPTVAEGIETSEQADLLLKVGCTYFQRYLFGRPEPLP; via the coding sequence TTGACGAACCTGCCGGTGCAGGTGGTGAAGATCGACCGGAGCTTCACTGCACCGATCGGCGAGGACACGCCTGCGGGGAAAAGGGCGCTGAAGGGGGTGCGCGGGATCGTGCCACTCGTTAGCGCACTTGGACTTCCGACCGTGGCGGAGGGAATCGAGACATCTGAGCAGGCAGACCTCCTGCTGAAGGTGGGATGCACTTACTTTCAGAGGTATCTGTTCGGACGCCCGGAGCCACTTCCTTAA
- a CDS encoding putative bifunctional diguanylate cyclase/phosphodiesterase, translated as MWVSLAYPVADLLLCAAAVTLALWRPLSLRRRVVFLLATGLLFYLGSDVLYYNALAHKVYVSGTLADLGWPLGALLIAWAAYRSGQTIKRQTTVRPERGEHWKPLLPHYAVLGVFVLYLTTHFLTPLDSGQQVILWLVVGLFVLRQLLTLTDNQRLHLRLTYRAEHDPLTGVRNRDDLEVNLQRQIDEARSWNDGVAVLFVDLDRMKMINDTFGHPVGDQLLRAVAGRLTAQLPPGAVVSRFGGDEFVIVLSRSAAPQAAQVAQAILETVGQVFQIGSDLLHISASIGVALVPGDTDNAAEAIEKADAAMYHAKQLGKAMWRFADEQLNALHMPQARMEVLLRGALERGELSMHFQPILNLISSQVYSFEALMRWNSPVLGSVSPADFIPVAEAREMMGRLGSWALRESIRQMRAWQTELPGVGVSVNVSATRFTHTDFVADVCSALAEYDSFAQLLTLEITESAVLADAQQAREKLLELRDMGVRVAMDDFGTGYSSLGQLRDLPVDILKIDRVFVQESQSDAAFIKAMVVMGHSLGLKVVAEGIEHAHMAAWVQALGCDLGQGFHFARPLPAHQAVASMVRLQGGYSLTDREERQTDKT; from the coding sequence ATGTGGGTTTCGCTGGCATACCCGGTAGCGGATCTGCTGCTGTGTGCTGCGGCCGTTACGCTCGCGCTCTGGCGTCCCTTAAGCCTGCGGCGGCGCGTCGTCTTCCTGCTGGCGACTGGGCTGCTGTTTTATCTGGGCAGCGACGTTCTCTACTACAATGCGCTGGCCCACAAGGTTTACGTTTCTGGTACTCTTGCCGATCTCGGCTGGCCGCTGGGCGCACTGCTGATCGCCTGGGCCGCTTACCGCAGCGGTCAGACGATCAAACGCCAGACGACGGTGCGTCCCGAACGCGGTGAACACTGGAAACCGCTGCTCCCTCACTACGCCGTGCTGGGCGTGTTCGTGCTGTATCTGACCACCCACTTCCTGACGCCTCTGGACTCCGGTCAACAGGTCATTTTGTGGTTGGTGGTCGGCCTGTTCGTCTTACGACAACTATTGACGCTGACCGACAATCAGCGCCTGCATCTGCGGCTGACTTACCGCGCTGAGCACGATCCGCTGACTGGTGTCCGCAACCGCGACGATCTGGAGGTCAATCTGCAGCGGCAAATCGATGAGGCCCGCAGCTGGAACGACGGGGTGGCGGTGCTGTTCGTGGATCTGGACCGCATGAAAATGATCAACGACACCTTCGGTCATCCAGTGGGTGACCAGCTGTTACGGGCGGTGGCCGGGCGGTTGACTGCTCAGCTTCCACCGGGGGCAGTCGTCTCGCGCTTCGGCGGCGATGAATTCGTGATCGTCCTGTCCAGGTCCGCCGCGCCGCAGGCCGCTCAGGTGGCTCAAGCAATCTTGGAAACGGTGGGCCAAGTCTTCCAGATCGGCTCCGATCTTCTGCATATCTCGGCCAGCATCGGGGTGGCACTGGTGCCCGGTGACACAGACAACGCGGCGGAAGCCATCGAGAAAGCGGACGCCGCCATGTATCACGCCAAGCAGCTCGGCAAGGCCATGTGGCGCTTTGCCGATGAACAGCTCAACGCGCTCCACATGCCCCAGGCCCGCATGGAAGTGTTGTTGCGCGGCGCACTGGAGCGCGGTGAGCTGTCGATGCACTTCCAGCCGATCCTGAATCTGATCAGCAGCCAAGTGTACAGCTTTGAGGCCCTGATGCGCTGGAACTCGCCCGTGCTGGGCTCGGTTTCGCCCGCTGATTTCATTCCGGTGGCTGAGGCGCGGGAGATGATGGGCCGCCTGGGAAGCTGGGCCCTGCGCGAGTCGATCCGGCAGATGCGTGCGTGGCAGACCGAACTGCCCGGCGTGGGGGTTTCGGTCAATGTTTCGGCGACCCGCTTTACCCACACGGATTTCGTGGCAGACGTGTGCTCGGCGCTGGCCGAGTACGACAGCTTCGCGCAGCTGCTGACTCTGGAAATCACGGAGAGTGCGGTGCTGGCGGACGCCCAGCAAGCCCGCGAGAAATTGCTGGAGTTGCGCGACATGGGCGTGCGTGTGGCGATGGATGATTTTGGCACTGGCTATTCCAGTCTGGGACAGTTGCGCGATCTGCCGGTAGACATTCTCAAAATTGACCGGGTATTTGTCCAGGAGAGCCAAAGTGACGCCGCCTTCATTAAAGCGATGGTGGTCATGGGCCATAGTCTGGGTCTGAAGGTGGTGGCTGAAGGCATTGAGCACGCCCATATGGCGGCCTGGGTTCAGGCGCTGGGCTGCGATCTGGGACAGGGCTTTCATTTTGCCCGCCCACTGCCTGCCCATCAGGCGGTGGCCTCAATGGTTCGGCTTCAGGGCGGCTATTCATTGACGGATAGAGAAGAGCGGCAAACGGATAAAACTTGA
- a CDS encoding M20/M25/M40 family metallo-hydrolase has translation MPAEFSARDLTIELVNAASVTHSPGEVAFPDTLLNILGRLPYFQANPHDLWTEQIDNDPFGRRNVYALVRGTSPHTVVLTGHYDVVPVSNYGPHADVAFDPEALLPRLIADLRVNARSEAEHRALHDLESGDFLPGRGVLDMKSGLAAGMVALAEFARQKQRSGNLLFLAVADEEVSSHGARWAAPALTNRAEREGWALRLVINLDATGDNGDGSEGQAVYIGTVGKLLVSAFVVGVDTHAGYALDGVNVNFLTSALARAFECNPALTDHSDGVTGTPPTILKQQDLKTVYDVTTPARAWLCVNALTHGMEAQMVLENFTAVARAALGEALQTLRDRAEALGNHQSAAHGATPLVLTSAQLLDQARTNTPDFDEAYARFERTLDPHLDYPSRSAHLTAWLWDASGLLGPAAVLGFASLHYPNTTLRTGEPGVAATFDLVRKTLREEEGRLGIHIAERAVFTGISDMSWFGQTDPADIQFVNANTPLAAAQIHAPPAGLPCINLGPWGRDYHQWLERAYAPYSFITLPHLVSRLAEAFLK, from the coding sequence ATGCCTGCCGAATTTTCTGCGCGTGACCTCACCATCGAACTCGTGAACGCCGCGAGCGTGACCCATTCTCCGGGCGAAGTGGCCTTCCCAGACACTCTCCTGAACATCCTTGGACGCCTGCCCTACTTCCAGGCCAACCCACACGACCTCTGGACGGAGCAGATCGACAACGATCCGTTCGGACGCCGCAACGTCTATGCTCTGGTGCGCGGGACCAGTCCCCACACAGTGGTTCTCACTGGGCATTACGACGTCGTGCCTGTCTCGAACTATGGCCCCCACGCCGATGTTGCTTTCGATCCTGAGGCCCTGCTGCCGCGCCTGATTGCAGATCTGCGCGTCAACGCCCGCAGTGAGGCCGAACACCGCGCCCTGCACGACCTTGAGAGTGGTGACTTTTTGCCTGGACGCGGCGTGCTGGACATGAAATCTGGTCTGGCTGCCGGCATGGTGGCGCTGGCCGAATTCGCCCGGCAGAAACAGCGCAGTGGCAACCTGCTGTTTCTGGCTGTGGCCGATGAGGAAGTGAGTTCGCACGGCGCACGCTGGGCGGCTCCTGCCCTTACGAACCGGGCGGAACGCGAGGGGTGGGCGCTGCGGCTGGTGATCAACCTGGACGCGACCGGCGACAACGGTGACGGTAGCGAAGGCCAAGCGGTCTACATCGGCACTGTCGGGAAGCTGCTCGTCTCTGCTTTCGTGGTGGGCGTGGATACCCATGCCGGGTATGCGCTGGACGGTGTGAACGTCAACTTCCTCACCAGTGCACTGGCCCGCGCTTTCGAGTGCAATCCGGCCCTGACGGATCACAGTGACGGCGTCACGGGAACCCCGCCCACCATCCTCAAGCAGCAGGACCTGAAAACCGTTTACGATGTGACCACACCTGCCCGGGCGTGGCTGTGTGTCAATGCCCTGACGCACGGCATGGAGGCGCAGATGGTTCTGGAGAACTTCACGGCGGTGGCCCGGGCCGCCCTGGGTGAGGCCCTACAGACTCTCCGTGACCGGGCTGAAGCACTGGGCAACCATCAAAGCGCCGCCCACGGAGCCACGCCCCTGGTTCTGACCTCTGCGCAGCTGCTGGATCAGGCCAGAACCAACACACCAGATTTCGACGAGGCGTATGCGAGGTTTGAGCGCACCCTCGACCCGCACCTTGACTATCCGTCCCGCAGCGCACACCTGACGGCGTGGTTGTGGGACGCGTCGGGACTGCTTGGGCCGGCAGCTGTTCTGGGGTTTGCCTCACTGCACTACCCGAATACCACACTGAGAACCGGCGAACCCGGCGTGGCGGCCACGTTTGATCTCGTCCGCAAAACCCTGCGTGAGGAGGAGGGCCGGCTCGGGATACATATTGCGGAGCGGGCTGTATTTACCGGCATCAGCGACATGAGCTGGTTTGGGCAGACAGATCCAGCTGACATTCAGTTCGTGAACGCGAACACACCTCTCGCCGCAGCGCAGATTCACGCGCCGCCGGCGGGCTTGCCGTGCATCAACCTCGGGCCGTGGGGCCGTGACTATCACCAGTGGCTCGAACGCGCATACGCCCCGTACTCTTTCATTACCCTGCCGCACCTTGTGAGCAGACTGGCAGAGGCTTTTCTGAAGTAG
- a CDS encoding styrene monooxygenase/indole monooxygenase family protein codes for MSNKVMSKNVMNSIAIIGAGQAGLQLALGLQANGYAVTLVSDRTPEQILAGRIMSTQALFHDACTTERQQGLNFWEAACPPIEGIALSVPHPELAGQKALAFSARLDRPAYSVDQRLKFAGWLSEFEKRGGTVVLENADVQTAERLSAVHDLTLIATGKGELGQLFEHDAERSPYSAPQRHLALAYLKNVAPRPDHSAVSFNLIPGVGEVFLLPGLTTSEDGGTQPYENVLIEAVPGGPLDVFAGVRDPQQHLALMQDLLRRFLPWEYERTQHAELTDAQATLTGRVTPGVRRPVATLPSGREVLGLGDTLVLNDPLTGQGAGSAAKAAAIYLERILWRGERPFDRAWMIGTFEEYWSYARFVTDWTNALLAPPPPHVLEVLGAAQTRPGMAHAFVNAFNHPPQFFPWLGDPQAAARFVEQHGVA; via the coding sequence ATGAGCAACAAGGTGATGAGTAAAAACGTGATGAACAGCATAGCGATCATCGGCGCAGGACAGGCAGGCTTGCAGCTGGCGCTGGGATTACAGGCCAACGGCTACGCGGTCACGCTGGTGTCAGACCGCACGCCCGAGCAAATTCTAGCGGGGCGAATCATGAGCACGCAGGCCCTCTTCCATGACGCCTGCACCACCGAGCGGCAACAGGGGCTGAATTTTTGGGAAGCGGCCTGCCCACCCATCGAGGGCATCGCCCTGAGCGTGCCGCATCCCGAACTGGCCGGACAAAAGGCGCTGGCCTTCTCCGCACGGCTGGACAGGCCCGCCTACAGCGTCGATCAGCGGCTCAAGTTCGCGGGCTGGTTGAGCGAATTTGAGAAGCGCGGGGGCACCGTCGTGCTGGAAAACGCCGACGTTCAGACTGCCGAGCGGCTCAGCGCCGTTCACGATCTGACGCTGATCGCCACCGGCAAGGGCGAGCTGGGCCAACTGTTTGAGCACGACGCCGAACGCAGCCCCTACAGCGCTCCCCAGCGGCATCTGGCTCTGGCTTACCTCAAGAACGTCGCTCCTCGACCAGACCACAGCGCCGTCAGCTTCAATCTGATTCCCGGCGTGGGCGAGGTCTTCTTGCTGCCGGGCCTGACCACCAGCGAGGACGGCGGCACCCAGCCTTACGAGAACGTGCTGATCGAAGCGGTTCCCGGCGGCCCACTGGACGTGTTCGCCGGGGTGCGTGACCCGCAGCAGCATCTGGCCCTGATGCAAGACCTGCTGCGCCGATTTCTGCCCTGGGAATATGAGCGCACCCAACATGCTGAACTCACTGACGCCCAGGCCACCCTGACGGGTAGGGTCACGCCAGGGGTGCGCCGTCCCGTCGCCACCTTGCCGTCAGGTCGCGAGGTGCTGGGCCTAGGCGACACGCTGGTGCTCAACGATCCGCTGACCGGCCAGGGCGCTGGCAGCGCGGCCAAGGCGGCGGCGATTTACCTGGAACGCATTTTGTGGCGCGGGGAGCGACCCTTTGACCGCGCCTGGATGATCGGCACCTTCGAGGAGTACTGGAGCTATGCCCGCTTTGTCACCGACTGGACCAATGCCCTGCTGGCCCCGCCGCCGCCGCACGTGCTGGAAGTGCTGGGCGCAGCGCAGACCCGTCCCGGCATGGCGCACGCCTTCGTCAATGCCTTTAACCACCCGCCACAATTCTTCCCGTGGCTGGGCGATCCGCAGGCGGCAGCGCGGTTCGTAGAGCAGCACGGCGTCGCCTAA
- a CDS encoding transposase, translating to MTNRRTHTADFKRDAVQLARTNDNVSSTVRDLSVSVSPIREWISAE from the coding sequence ATGACGAACCGCAGAACCCATACCGCTGACTTCAAGCGAGACGCCGTACAGCTTGCCCGAACAAACGACAACGTCTCCAGTACCGTCCGCGACCTGAGCGTCAGTGTTTCGCCCATCCGTGAATGGATAAGCGCTGAGTAA
- a CDS encoding HD domain-containing phosphohydrolase: MTRGERAANQPQSPAAFRFRWWPTIVFWASMHLLLGFWLFGRSEKPVWSPVSSSLFLLLAAVLIFFISWMLGAFRLPRQIVLPIIVLTSGIVLTSIQEGFFPQTATSNPVWRTALQVVLVAGFVWIMVFNVQAMLLRFKSQHRLANQDNLTGLFNRTGMQRALHHLTPQQKAVLIMMDLNDLKSINDLSGHDAGDQHIQAVAQAITEALPKDAAASRWGGDEFLVILLDSSVAQADHFAQTVIKHSPKVRLTLPALAFGAALVHSYDDLQRAIAVADQRMYENKENVKHTHLDTTLQHVPSAEEFMRLIEGLNSTQELLRRGLENLRLILGFDASSYYELLGTSLQSVYISSTHEQQEAPLHSLKRDVSSGLLGQAMVTNSTIGTADYPSEARAMPEWVAMGLRSLLATPVRDAGSVVGVLVLMSYHNWRPITPHARRLLEAVALRLGYILEHERVLKQVELTVEGGLMALGAALEARDVESFGHTQRVVAYAEHLGAALGLPRAALIELKQGAYLHDIGKLMVPDALLRKPARLTPEEFKTMQQHAEQGFALASRIPNLSQGALDIILYHHENWDGGGYPSGRVGSQIPLLARIFTVCDVYEALISVRPYKPAWPVDVALSEIEAQAGKKFDPQVVAAFLKLMRS, from the coding sequence ATGACACGCGGGGAGCGTGCCGCGAACCAGCCACAGTCGCCCGCCGCTTTCCGGTTTCGGTGGTGGCCGACCATCGTCTTCTGGGCCTCCATGCATTTGCTGCTGGGTTTCTGGCTTTTTGGGAGATCTGAGAAGCCCGTCTGGTCGCCCGTTTCGAGCAGTCTATTCCTGCTCCTGGCCGCCGTCCTTATTTTCTTTATCTCTTGGATGCTGGGAGCGTTCCGGCTTCCACGCCAGATCGTGCTGCCCATTATCGTTTTGACCAGCGGTATCGTCCTGACTTCCATTCAGGAAGGGTTCTTTCCGCAGACGGCGACTTCCAATCCTGTGTGGCGCACGGCTCTACAGGTTGTGCTTGTCGCTGGGTTCGTATGGATTATGGTCTTCAACGTCCAAGCGATGCTGCTCCGCTTTAAAAGCCAGCACCGTCTAGCAAATCAGGACAACCTGACAGGTCTGTTCAACCGCACAGGGATGCAGCGGGCTTTGCACCACCTCACGCCGCAGCAAAAGGCGGTGCTGATCATGATGGATTTGAACGACCTCAAATCCATCAACGACCTCAGCGGCCACGACGCGGGTGATCAGCATATTCAGGCGGTTGCACAGGCCATCACGGAAGCGCTCCCAAAAGACGCCGCCGCCAGCCGCTGGGGAGGCGATGAATTTTTGGTCATTTTGCTGGATTCCAGCGTGGCGCAGGCCGATCACTTCGCCCAGACAGTCATCAAGCATTCACCCAAAGTCCGCCTGACTTTGCCCGCCCTGGCGTTTGGGGCCGCGCTGGTTCACTCGTATGATGATCTTCAGCGGGCCATTGCCGTCGCGGATCAGCGGATGTACGAGAACAAGGAAAACGTCAAACATACACATCTGGACACCACCCTTCAGCACGTGCCAAGTGCGGAAGAGTTTATGCGGCTGATCGAGGGTCTCAACTCCACCCAAGAGCTGCTGCGGCGCGGCCTAGAGAACTTGCGGCTGATTCTCGGCTTTGACGCCAGCTCATATTACGAACTGCTCGGCACCTCGCTTCAGTCCGTTTACATTTCGAGTACGCACGAGCAGCAAGAAGCGCCGCTGCATAGCCTCAAGCGCGACGTTTCCAGCGGCCTGCTGGGTCAGGCGATGGTCACCAACAGCACCATCGGCACGGCCGACTACCCCTCGGAGGCCAGGGCGATGCCGGAATGGGTCGCGATGGGGCTCCGCAGCCTGCTGGCCACACCAGTGCGCGACGCCGGGTCGGTTGTGGGCGTGCTGGTGCTGATGAGTTACCACAACTGGCGGCCCATCACGCCGCACGCTCGCCGCCTGCTCGAAGCGGTGGCGCTCAGACTCGGCTACATCTTGGAACACGAGCGCGTCCTCAAACAAGTCGAGCTCACCGTCGAAGGCGGGCTGATGGCTCTGGGAGCTGCGCTGGAAGCGCGTGACGTGGAATCGTTCGGTCACACCCAGCGGGTGGTGGCTTACGCCGAACACTTGGGCGCGGCCCTCGGGTTGCCCCGGGCGGCCCTGATCGAACTCAAGCAGGGCGCGTACTTGCACGATATCGGCAAACTGATGGTGCCGGACGCGCTGCTACGTAAACCGGCCCGCTTGACGCCCGAAGAATTCAAAACGATGCAGCAGCATGCTGAGCAGGGCTTCGCGCTGGCCTCCAGAATTCCTAATCTGTCGCAGGGGGCTCTGGACATCATTTTGTATCACCACGAGAATTGGGACGGTGGAGGCTATCCTTCCGGCCGGGTGGGCTCGCAGATTCCGCTGCTGGCCCGCATCTTCACCGTCTGCGACGTTTACGAAGCCCTGATCAGCGTACGGCCCTACAAACCGGCCTGGCCCGTGGACGTGGCCCTGAGCGAGATTGAAGCGCAGGCGGGCAAGAAGTTTGATCCGCAGGTCGTCGCTGCCTTTCTCAAGCTGATGCGTTCGTAG
- a CDS encoding Ig-like domain-containing protein, with the protein MTAFWKTAALLTATLSLTACGGGGTPAPLPDPDTTAPTIVSITPADGAIGVSKEANIVVTFSEKMNQAATQAAYQSTELPASGVVFSWNADSTVLTINPDQDLAYSGGAAKIYAFKLTGSATDSAGNAMLPRSSSFKTFRMLEYDAYSTATLDGWVRGDNVVNTVSDKLRVGDGNGGENNTAYRSFISFDLSGLPATQQGIESAMILIEQTSIEGNPYTDLSIGANALMLDHVNYGAALTGAAFNTTSLSAIDEPMKQSKITNYALWVGSAVQADVSAGRTRSQYRLSFPKLTDGDGNADSTYLNSGNNNDLSNRPVLTVFYLMP; encoded by the coding sequence ATGACTGCATTCTGGAAAACTGCCGCCCTGCTGACCGCCACCCTAAGCCTCACTGCCTGTGGAGGCGGAGGCACGCCCGCTCCCCTACCTGACCCAGATACCACCGCGCCCACCATTGTTTCGATCACGCCCGCCGACGGAGCCATCGGCGTCTCCAAGGAAGCCAATATCGTGGTGACCTTCAGCGAGAAGATGAATCAGGCCGCCACTCAGGCCGCGTACCAATCTACCGAGTTGCCCGCCAGCGGCGTGGTTTTTAGCTGGAATGCAGACAGTACGGTACTGACCATCAACCCCGACCAAGACCTAGCCTACAGCGGCGGAGCAGCGAAAATCTATGCCTTCAAACTGACCGGCTCTGCCACAGACAGTGCGGGCAATGCGATGCTGCCCAGAAGCAGCAGTTTCAAGACTTTCCGGATGTTGGAGTATGACGCGTATAGCACGGCGACACTGGACGGCTGGGTGCGTGGAGACAACGTCGTCAACACGGTCAGCGACAAACTCCGAGTGGGAGACGGCAATGGTGGTGAGAACAACACCGCCTACCGCAGCTTCATCAGCTTTGACCTGAGTGGTCTCCCTGCTACGCAACAAGGCATCGAGAGCGCAATGATCCTCATTGAGCAGACCTCGATTGAAGGAAATCCGTACACGGATCTGAGTATCGGAGCCAATGCGCTGATGCTGGATCACGTCAACTATGGAGCGGCCCTGACGGGTGCCGCCTTCAATACAACGTCCCTCAGCGCCATTGACGAGCCCATGAAGCAGTCTAAGATCACGAACTACGCTCTCTGGGTTGGGAGCGCCGTCCAAGCCGATGTAAGCGCGGGTCGCACCCGTTCACAGTATCGTCTGAGCTTTCCCAAATTGACCGATGGAGACGGCAACGCCGATAGTACTTACCTGAATTCAGGCAACAACAATGACCTCTCGAACAGGCCCGTCTTGACTGTCTTTTACCTGATGCCATGA
- a CDS encoding GGDEF domain-containing protein — translation MPCTALVGDEVLRQVAGLLRSQLRRGDLLARYGGEEFVLVMTDTSRPATLDIGEDLRRTIQNHDWSAVRPELRLTISLGAAVARLDSTTSVQDVMRAADTALYAAKNAGRNRVAIRLAEASG, via the coding sequence GTGCCCTGCACCGCTCTGGTCGGTGATGAGGTGCTGCGCCAGGTGGCTGGGCTGCTGCGGAGCCAGTTGCGACGTGGAGACCTGCTGGCCCGTTACGGCGGTGAGGAATTCGTGCTGGTCATGACCGATACCAGCCGCCCCGCAACGTTGGACATTGGCGAAGACTTGCGCCGAACCATCCAGAACCACGACTGGTCTGCCGTGCGCCCTGAACTGAGGCTGACCATCAGCTTGGGCGCTGCCGTCGCCCGGCTGGACTCCACCACGTCGGTGCAGGACGTGATGCGGGCCGCAGACACCGCGCTTTACGCCGCCAAAAATGCAGGCCGCAACCGCGTGGCCATTCGGCTGGCCGAAGCGTCGGGATGA
- a CDS encoding tetratricopeptide repeat protein, translating to MERYGDALEAAAACLKVQVDDDPELDAMACQNAGDAHFGLGQFAQARAMYLKARIFFERTGNQVATAGIAVALGRVGQRQGAEDEARQLFERSLELQQKTGDRRGQTETLLHLAELLGTSAQPEDALSALHRSGR from the coding sequence ATGGAGCGCTACGGCGACGCTCTGGAAGCCGCTGCGGCGTGCCTGAAAGTGCAGGTGGACGACGACCCCGAATTAGACGCCATGGCCTGCCAGAACGCGGGCGACGCTCACTTCGGCTTAGGGCAGTTCGCGCAGGCCAGAGCCATGTATCTGAAAGCCCGAATCTTTTTCGAGCGCACCGGAAATCAGGTTGCCACCGCCGGTATCGCCGTGGCTCTGGGGCGGGTGGGGCAGCGGCAGGGAGCCGAGGACGAAGCGCGGCAGCTGTTTGAACGCAGCTTGGAACTTCAGCAAAAGACCGGAGACAGGCGTGGGCAGACCGAAACGCTGCTGCACTTGGCTGAACTGCTGGGAACCTCGGCTCAGCCAGAAGACGCCCTGAGTGCCCTGCACCGCTCTGGTCGGTGA
- a CDS encoding tetratricopeptide repeat protein, with protein MPIPSLDLSPLSPDQIRAMLGAAWACRASDPHESVRLSRLVLAQPLADAELARASFCLGFGLAKQGEFRAAEPELCRALHLYSELGNQELRRDSLKWLGVAQNEQGRPVEALATFIQVRHLSAALGDTQGEITALSNIAAAYSTMGDHPNAMEHHLLALGLSR; from the coding sequence ATGCCGATTCCCAGCCTTGATCTCTCTCCCCTTTCCCCAGATCAGATCCGGGCGATGTTGGGTGCGGCTTGGGCCTGCCGCGCCAGCGACCCACACGAGTCCGTGCGCCTGTCCCGTCTGGTGCTGGCACAGCCGCTGGCGGACGCCGAGCTGGCCCGCGCCTCGTTTTGCTTGGGCTTCGGACTGGCCAAGCAAGGCGAATTCCGGGCGGCAGAACCGGAGCTGTGCCGGGCGCTGCATCTTTACAGCGAACTGGGCAATCAGGAGTTACGGCGCGACAGCTTGAAGTGGCTGGGCGTCGCTCAAAATGAGCAGGGCCGCCCCGTCGAGGCGCTGGCGACCTTCATTCAGGTCAGGCACCTGAGTGCGGCGCTGGGCGACACCCAGGGCGAGATCACGGCGTTGAGTAACATCGCGGCGGCTTACAGCACCATGGGAGATCACCCCAACGCGATGGAGCACCATTTGCTGGCGTTGGGCCTCAGCCGGTAA
- a CDS encoding ABC transporter substrate-binding protein, which yields MLALTLLPAAAAQTLTLKHDEGTTSVKQNPQRIVVMDEEALGWMFALGLGERVVGLASSYLSPSDISGGKLKPSVLKSGFYGRGKLSNPSFVGSWTAPNLETILALKPDLIVRLTWDGNQNYDKLSKIAPTVGYEEGGAGFWQKGLRDLARVFGKQVQAEQIIKQAADVNRADARKLLSAGVFKQYDKVVVLAPFSGGNTWAYSRVRLIDDLRALGFKDGLKLGTATLGIGAQVSDEALLGIDKKTLVVLFPPGGQYNGADAFLKTPVGQRLKDQSVLYIPEAFSPYSGPLTSIRNSQEVTRLILDKLK from the coding sequence ATGCTCGCCCTGACCCTGCTCCCCGCTGCGGCTGCCCAGACCCTGACTCTCAAGCACGACGAGGGCACCACCTCCGTCAAGCAAAATCCGCAGCGCATTGTCGTCATGGACGAAGAAGCCCTCGGCTGGATGTTCGCGCTGGGTCTGGGCGAGCGCGTGGTGGGGCTGGCGAGCAGTTACCTTTCGCCCAGCGATATCAGCGGCGGCAAGCTCAAACCCAGTGTGCTGAAGAGCGGCTTTTACGGGCGCGGCAAGCTGAGCAATCCCAGCTTCGTCGGCAGTTGGACGGCCCCCAACTTGGAAACGATTCTGGCGCTGAAGCCCGACCTGATCGTGAGATTGACCTGGGACGGCAACCAGAATTACGACAAGCTCAGCAAAATTGCTCCCACCGTCGGCTATGAAGAGGGCGGCGCGGGCTTCTGGCAAAAGGGGCTGCGCGACCTCGCCCGCGTATTCGGCAAGCAGGTGCAGGCCGAGCAGATCATCAAGCAGGCGGCGGACGTGAACCGCGCTGACGCCCGCAAACTGCTCTCGGCAGGCGTGTTCAAGCAGTACGACAAGGTGGTGGTGCTGGCACCGTTTAGCGGCGGCAACACCTGGGCCTACAGCCGGGTGCGCCTCATCGATGACTTGAGGGCGCTGGGCTTCAAGGACGGCCTCAAGCTGGGCACGGCCACGCTGGGCATCGGAGCGCAGGTCAGTGACGAGGCGCTGTTGGGTATCGACAAAAAGACTTTGGTGGTGCTGTTTCCCCCCGGCGGCCAGTACAACGGCGCAGACGCTTTCCTCAAAACCCCGGTGGGCCAGCGCCTCAAAGACCAGAGCGTGCTGTACATCCCCGAAGCGTTCAGCCCCTACTCCGGCCCGCTGACTTCCATTCGCAACAGCCAAGAGGTCACGCGGCTGATTCTGGACAAATTGAAATGA